One window from the genome of Faecalibacterium sp. HTF-F encodes:
- a CDS encoding DUF6472 family protein, producing the protein MNDPCEICLNNVQDEYGSWYCAQGGCLDEDEMARYLSRSTAACPFFEPGDEYKIVQKQN; encoded by the coding sequence ATGAATGACCCCTGCGAGATCTGCCTGAACAATGTGCAGGACGAGTATGGCAGCTGGTACTGTGCTCAGGGCGGTTGTCTGGACGAGGACGAGATGGCCCGCTATCTTTCCCGCAGCACGGCCGCCTGCCCGTTCTTTGAGCCGGGCGACGAATACAAGATCGTACAAAAGCAGAACTGA
- the trmB gene encoding tRNA (guanosine(46)-N7)-methyltransferase TrmB: MRMRFKPYAHDELMAADFHVHEPLIWGGKWHGQYARPEQPFVLELGCGKGGFISQLACAHPENNYLGIDITDKVLILAKRKIEAAYQAAGRPIDNVKIMSTDIERIKGVITAEDTVSRIYINFCNPWSKNGSSHKHRLTYPRQLINYREFLKDGGEIYFKTDDDDLFRDSLEYFPASGYDIEWMTYDLHENEPEWNIRTEHEGMFTEMGIKIKALIARKNPDPASVTWIEPKVLKRQAREAAEAEARAAQEGEGNE, translated from the coding sequence ATGAGAATGCGTTTCAAACCCTATGCCCACGACGAGCTGATGGCAGCCGACTTCCATGTGCATGAGCCGCTGATCTGGGGCGGCAAGTGGCACGGTCAGTACGCCCGCCCGGAGCAGCCCTTTGTGCTGGAACTGGGCTGCGGCAAGGGCGGCTTCATCTCCCAGCTGGCCTGCGCCCACCCGGAGAACAACTATCTGGGCATCGATATCACCGATAAGGTGCTCATCCTCGCCAAGCGCAAGATCGAAGCCGCCTATCAGGCTGCGGGCCGCCCCATCGACAACGTGAAGATCATGAGCACCGACATCGAGCGCATCAAGGGGGTCATTACCGCCGAGGATACGGTCAGCCGCATCTACATCAACTTCTGCAACCCGTGGAGCAAGAACGGCTCTTCCCACAAGCACCGCCTCACCTACCCGCGCCAGCTCATCAACTACCGCGAGTTCCTCAAGGACGGCGGCGAGATCTACTTCAAGACCGACGACGATGATCTGTTCCGCGACAGTCTGGAATACTTCCCCGCTTCCGGCTACGACATCGAGTGGATGACCTACGACCTCCACGAGAACGAGCCGGAGTGGAACATCCGCACCGAGCACGAGGGCATGTTCACCGAAATGGGCATCAAGATCAAGGCCCTGATCGCCCGCAAGAACCCGGACCCCGCCAGCGTGACCTGGATCGAGCCCAAGGTCCTCAAGCGTCAGGCCCGCGAAGCCGCCGAGGCCGAAGCCCGGGCTGCACAGGAAGGCGAAGGCAATGAATGA
- the ychF gene encoding redox-regulated ATPase YchF has protein sequence MKLGIVGLPNVGKSTLFNAITSTKNAEAANYPFCTIEPNSGIVAVPDKRLDKLAEIWQTNKKTPAIVEFVDIAGLVKGASQGAGLGNKFLGHIRECDAIVHVVRCFDDDNIIHVVEDVSKAEAVDPIADIDAIDYELILSDLEVVQNRAGRMAKAAKSGNNKGAAAEAAWLQQLADHLSAGKPARSFDFDESDAEQQTVLHEMGLLSAKPVLYACNVGEDDLMEGIENNKYVPLVAARAKEEGARYIPICAKTEEDIADYSPEEKKAFLAEMGIEASGLDNLITASYDLLGLISFLTDGKKECRAWTIRKGTKAPQAAGKIHSDFERGFIRASVIGYSDLEANNFDYAAVKAKGLQRTEGKEYVVNDGDVIEFLFNV, from the coding sequence ATGAAATTAGGTATCGTCGGCCTGCCGAATGTCGGCAAGTCCACTCTGTTCAATGCCATCACCTCCACCAAGAATGCAGAAGCTGCAAACTATCCCTTCTGCACCATCGAGCCGAACAGCGGCATCGTGGCCGTGCCGGACAAGCGTCTGGACAAGCTGGCCGAGATCTGGCAGACCAATAAAAAGACCCCTGCCATCGTGGAATTCGTGGATATCGCAGGTCTTGTGAAGGGTGCCAGTCAGGGCGCGGGTCTGGGCAACAAGTTCCTGGGCCACATCCGCGAGTGCGACGCCATTGTGCATGTGGTGCGCTGCTTTGACGATGATAACATCATCCATGTGGTGGAGGATGTTTCCAAGGCCGAGGCCGTGGACCCCATTGCCGACATCGACGCCATCGACTACGAGCTGATCCTGTCCGACCTTGAGGTGGTGCAGAACCGCGCAGGCCGCATGGCAAAGGCTGCCAAGAGCGGCAACAACAAGGGTGCTGCCGCCGAAGCCGCATGGCTGCAGCAGCTGGCCGATCACCTGAGCGCAGGCAAGCCTGCCCGCAGCTTTGATTTTGACGAGAGCGATGCCGAGCAGCAGACCGTACTGCATGAGATGGGTCTGCTGAGCGCTAAGCCGGTGCTGTACGCCTGCAACGTGGGCGAGGATGACCTGATGGAGGGCATCGAAAACAACAAGTATGTCCCGCTGGTGGCCGCACGCGCCAAGGAAGAGGGCGCACGCTACATTCCCATCTGCGCCAAGACCGAGGAGGATATCGCCGACTATTCCCCCGAGGAAAAGAAAGCTTTTCTGGCTGAAATGGGCATTGAAGCCAGCGGTCTGGACAACCTCATCACCGCCAGCTACGACCTGCTGGGCCTGATCTCCTTCCTGACCGACGGCAAGAAGGAGTGCCGCGCATGGACCATCCGCAAGGGCACCAAGGCACCGCAGGCTGCCGGCAAGATCCACAGCGATTTCGAGCGCGGCTTCATCCGTGCCAGCGTCATTGGCTACAGCGATCTGGAAGCCAACAACTTCGATTATGCCGCCGTCAAGGCCAAGGGCCTGCAGCGCACCGAGGGCAAGGAGTACGTTGTCAACGACGGCGATGTGATCGAGTTCCTGTTCAACGTCTGA
- a CDS encoding 5'-methylthioadenosine/adenosylhomocysteine nucleosidase → MIFGIMGAMPDEVDQLCAKLENVTVEPYGGVDYHKGTLAGKQVVVCCAGMGKANAAATTQVLITKFGAEKIIFSGIAGNMTSKIGIGDVVIGKTVLYHDAQLDMICQNPPFLKEYTGDPELIAAAEKACAEAGVKALVGKIATGDLFVGDSETKAAIEAKCAPDCVEMEGAAVSQIAAKNGVPCVILRAMSDNADEDGHEVLVVKKFSIAEYVATATRIVAAMVEAL, encoded by the coding sequence ATGATTTTCGGTATTATGGGCGCAATGCCCGATGAAGTCGATCAGCTGTGTGCAAAGCTGGAAAACGTCACCGTGGAGCCCTACGGCGGCGTGGATTACCACAAGGGCACGCTGGCCGGTAAACAGGTGGTGGTGTGCTGTGCCGGCATGGGCAAGGCCAATGCCGCCGCCACCACGCAGGTGCTCATCACAAAATTCGGCGCGGAGAAGATCATCTTTTCCGGCATCGCAGGCAATATGACCTCGAAGATCGGCATTGGTGATGTGGTCATCGGCAAGACCGTGCTGTACCATGACGCCCAGCTGGACATGATCTGCCAGAACCCGCCGTTCCTCAAGGAATACACCGGCGACCCGGAGCTGATCGCCGCCGCCGAAAAAGCCTGCGCCGAAGCAGGTGTGAAGGCTCTGGTGGGCAAGATCGCCACCGGTGACCTGTTTGTGGGCGACAGCGAGACCAAGGCTGCCATTGAAGCCAAATGCGCCCCCGACTGCGTGGAGATGGAGGGTGCCGCTGTGAGCCAGATCGCTGCCAAGAACGGTGTGCCCTGCGTCATCCTGCGCGCCATGAGCGACAACGCCGACGAGGACGGCCACGAGGTGCTGGTGGTGAAAAAGTTCAGCATTGCGGAATATGTAGCCACCGCCACCAGGATCGTGGCAGCAATGGTGGAAGCACTGTAA
- a CDS encoding M18 family aminopeptidase, whose product MIEKEVQELLSFIDGNPTAYHTTASVRNILLKEGFSELLESRRWQLEPGRSYFVCRNGSSILAFRMGEQLENYSFNVAAAHTDSPCFRIKENAEIHMGRKYTKLNTEGYGGMICSTWMDRPLSVAGRVLIKENNAITSRLLTLDRDLLMIPSVAIHMDREVNDKASYNKQVDMLPLLGGAAEEGVLKKLIAAELQVAEEQILGSDLFLCIREKAAVWGCNEEFISSGRLDDQQCVFGILKGFLNAHCARSINVAAFFDNEEVGSGTKQGAASTFLYDVLHRIAQNVCPGDEDFHRAVASSFMFSADNAHAVHPNHPEYTDVNNCTYMNEGVVVKVHAGQKYTSDGMSMAVAKELAARAGVPLQYFANRSDKVGGSTLGNLAMAQVSMNCVDIGLPQLAMHSCYETAGARDTVSLIRLMEEFYASHFEETASGTLTISK is encoded by the coding sequence ATGATCGAAAAAGAAGTACAGGAACTGCTGTCCTTCATTGACGGCAATCCTACCGCATACCACACCACTGCATCCGTCCGGAACATTCTGCTGAAGGAAGGCTTTTCCGAGCTGCTGGAGAGCCGCCGGTGGCAGCTGGAGCCCGGCAGGAGCTATTTCGTCTGCCGCAACGGCTCCAGCATCCTTGCGTTCCGCATGGGAGAGCAGCTGGAAAACTACAGCTTCAACGTGGCTGCTGCCCACACGGACTCCCCCTGCTTCCGCATCAAGGAAAACGCCGAGATCCACATGGGCCGGAAGTACACCAAGCTGAACACCGAGGGCTACGGCGGCATGATCTGCTCCACATGGATGGACAGGCCGCTGTCGGTGGCAGGCCGCGTGCTGATAAAGGAGAACAATGCCATCACTTCCCGCCTGCTCACGCTGGACCGCGACCTGCTGATGATCCCCAGCGTAGCTATCCACATGGATCGCGAAGTCAACGACAAGGCTTCCTACAACAAGCAGGTGGATATGCTGCCTTTGCTGGGCGGTGCCGCCGAGGAAGGCGTGCTGAAAAAGCTGATCGCCGCCGAGCTGCAGGTCGCAGAAGAGCAGATCCTTGGCAGCGACCTGTTCCTCTGCATCCGCGAAAAGGCCGCCGTCTGGGGCTGCAATGAGGAGTTCATCTCCTCCGGCCGTCTGGACGACCAGCAGTGTGTGTTCGGCATCCTGAAAGGCTTTCTGAACGCGCACTGCGCCCGCTCCATCAATGTTGCCGCCTTCTTCGACAACGAAGAAGTGGGTTCCGGCACCAAGCAGGGCGCAGCTTCCACCTTCCTGTACGATGTACTGCACCGCATCGCGCAGAACGTCTGCCCCGGCGATGAGGACTTCCACCGTGCGGTGGCGTCCAGCTTCATGTTCAGCGCCGACAACGCCCACGCCGTGCACCCCAACCACCCGGAATACACCGATGTGAACAACTGCACCTACATGAACGAGGGCGTTGTGGTCAAGGTCCACGCCGGCCAGAAGTACACCAGCGACGGCATGAGCATGGCCGTGGCAAAGGAGCTTGCCGCCCGCGCCGGTGTCCCGCTACAGTACTTTGCCAACCGTTCTGATAAGGTCGGCGGCAGCACGCTGGGCAACCTTGCCATGGCGCAGGTATCCATGAACTGCGTGGACATCGGCCTGCCGCAGCTGGCCATGCACTCCTGCTACGAGACCGCCGGTGCCCGGGACACCGTTTCTCTCATCCGGCTGATGGAGGAATTCTACGCCAGCCACTTTGAAGAGACCGCATCCGGCACTCTTACCATCAGCAAGTAA
- a CDS encoding GGDEF domain-containing protein produces MKKECTEQDLRELARSAQAVFEAVTLTEAPRCDGWQDDGLRVDYELRNGRVDCVLHRRVEADGKCWELEMCAPLAGNVLPEERMTPRERELCREDMSHDFLTGVYNRRYLETVFAQKLEQCAAQGRKAAVALVSIDNGQKLRDTYGQPVMDQLHCFVGNQWKKSFDTPETRVVCRLTGSIFAVGCLDTDGKQLAEEMRNLYQQMPRECITTTGMMRRVPFTLSCGAAGLEDVSAKNWQALYELCDARLREAQNAGGDQMRAE; encoded by the coding sequence ATGAAGAAAGAATGTACCGAGCAGGATCTGCGGGAACTTGCGCGCTCAGCGCAGGCCGTATTTGAGGCAGTGACCCTGACCGAAGCGCCGCGTTGTGACGGCTGGCAGGACGATGGCCTGCGGGTGGACTATGAGCTGCGCAATGGCCGTGTGGACTGTGTGCTGCACCGCAGAGTGGAAGCGGACGGCAAATGCTGGGAGCTGGAAATGTGCGCACCGCTGGCAGGCAATGTGCTGCCGGAAGAGCGCATGACGCCCCGGGAGCGGGAGCTGTGCCGCGAGGATATGAGCCACGATTTCCTTACCGGCGTGTACAACCGCCGCTATCTGGAAACGGTGTTTGCCCAAAAGCTGGAACAGTGTGCAGCGCAGGGCCGCAAGGCGGCTGTGGCGCTGGTGAGCATCGACAACGGCCAGAAGCTGCGGGACACCTACGGCCAGCCTGTGATGGACCAGCTGCACTGCTTTGTGGGCAACCAGTGGAAAAAGAGCTTTGATACCCCTGAGACCCGCGTAGTCTGCCGCCTGACCGGCAGCATCTTTGCGGTGGGCTGTCTGGACACCGACGGCAAACAGCTGGCAGAGGAGATGCGGAACCTGTATCAGCAGATGCCCCGGGAATGCATCACCACCACCGGCATGATGCGCCGGGTGCCCTTTACCCTGAGCTGCGGCGCAGCCGGGCTGGAGGATGTCTCCGCAAAGAACTGGCAGGCGCTGTACGAGCTGTGCGATGCACGCCTGCGGGAGGCACAGAACGCCGGCGGCGATCAGATGCGTGCAGAATAA
- a CDS encoding putative ABC transporter permease, translating into MLNFLTTTTVCGFSLYHVLAFFLIYSCTGWCLEVIFAAATTGQLVNRGFLNGPVCPIYGFGMIIVLFALTPLQDSVLLLYIGGVILPSALELVGGWALYKLYHTRWWDYSDFPFNIGGYICLQFSLLWGVGTLVVMRIVHPVVAGLVDMVPPFIGLVVMCVLYAVYAADVVVTAFAASGLAQTLDAMEQLADSIHAVSDAMTQLLGTTALNADQKLDEQRLQLKLAAAEAREAAPEKRALRETLAAVRAKTDEAREAAKRASEIAKLNTAEAAKAAQLAAKGTVERAAELLRLEQLAEELQARSDEMQAQLLRTPRIVGPRRMLRAFPGLKHGVKKTTLKALRLGLARRETPKEEPKNDGSDTRRDA; encoded by the coding sequence ATGCTCAACTTTCTCACGACCACCACAGTGTGCGGCTTTTCGCTGTACCATGTGCTGGCCTTCTTCCTCATTTACTCCTGCACTGGCTGGTGTCTGGAGGTCATCTTTGCCGCCGCCACCACCGGTCAGCTGGTGAACCGCGGCTTTCTCAACGGCCCGGTGTGCCCCATTTACGGCTTTGGCATGATCATCGTGCTGTTCGCCCTGACCCCTCTGCAGGACAGCGTCCTGCTGCTGTACATCGGCGGCGTCATCCTGCCCAGTGCGCTGGAGCTGGTGGGCGGCTGGGCACTGTATAAGCTCTATCACACCCGCTGGTGGGACTACAGCGACTTTCCCTTCAACATCGGCGGCTATATCTGCCTGCAATTCAGCCTGCTGTGGGGCGTGGGCACGCTGGTGGTCATGCGCATCGTCCACCCGGTCGTCGCCGGTCTTGTGGACATGGTCCCGCCCTTTATTGGCCTTGTCGTCATGTGTGTGCTCTATGCGGTCTACGCGGCAGACGTGGTCGTTACGGCCTTTGCCGCCTCCGGTCTGGCCCAGACACTGGACGCCATGGAACAGCTGGCCGACAGCATCCATGCCGTTAGCGATGCCATGACCCAGCTGCTGGGCACCACCGCCCTGAACGCCGACCAGAAGCTGGACGAGCAGCGCCTGCAGCTCAAGCTTGCTGCCGCCGAGGCCCGTGAGGCCGCACCGGAAAAGCGCGCCCTGCGTGAAACGCTGGCTGCCGTCCGCGCCAAGACCGATGAGGCCCGCGAGGCCGCAAAGCGTGCTTCCGAGATCGCCAAGCTCAACACGGCCGAAGCCGCCAAAGCCGCACAGCTGGCCGCCAAGGGCACGGTGGAGCGTGCTGCCGAGCTGCTGCGTCTGGAACAGCTGGCCGAGGAGCTGCAGGCCCGCAGCGACGAAATGCAGGCCCAGCTGCTGCGCACCCCCCGCATCGTGGGCCCGCGCCGCATGCTGCGCGCCTTTCCCGGCCTGAAGCACGGCGTGAAAAAGACCACCCTCAAGGCCCTGCGCCTTGGTCTTGCCCGCCGGGAAACCCCCAAAGAAGAACCGAAGAACGACGGCTCCGACACCCGCAGGGACGCCTGA
- the malQ gene encoding 4-alpha-glucanotransferase, which yields MRESGILMPVSSLPGPYGIGCFGKEAFEFVDFLAQAGQKIWQILPLSPTGYGDSPYQSCSAFAGNPYFIDLDTLKEEGLLTAAQLKAEKWGTNPKEVDYGTLYVSRFKVLRTAYAAWRKQCAGLHGCAYYFPDDYYAFTLANEEWLDDYALYMALKAANGMKNWVEWDKPYRLRDKKALAAFAAENEDEIGFWKFVQYKFAAQWQAVKTYANKKDVQILGDIPIYVSADSVDAWVGGALFELDADGGFARVAGCPPDYFSADGQLWGNPLYNWAYHKKTGYAWWVRRVRHALGIYDLLRIDHFRGFDTYWAIPADSTTARTGKWENGPGMELFDALEAALGKLPIIAEDLGELFPSVRKLLADSTFPGMKVLQFAFSGGDSEYLPHNHVKNSVVYPGTHDNTTLTDWWENGASEKEKAAAAAYLHLTGVKPTAKELAAIRTDDVRIALLRAALGSVADRAIIPMYDWLGLGAEAHLNTPGKLGGNWAWRAAGGFAAKALAKTIHDECSVYCRV from the coding sequence ATGCGTGAAAGTGGAATCCTGATGCCGGTGTCCAGCCTGCCCGGCCCTTACGGTATCGGCTGTTTTGGCAAGGAAGCCTTCGAGTTCGTGGATTTTCTGGCACAAGCGGGCCAGAAGATCTGGCAGATCCTGCCCCTGAGCCCCACCGGATACGGCGACAGCCCCTATCAGAGCTGCTCGGCCTTTGCGGGCAACCCCTATTTCATCGACCTTGACACCCTGAAGGAAGAGGGGCTGCTCACCGCCGCCCAGCTCAAGGCCGAAAAATGGGGCACGAACCCCAAAGAGGTGGACTACGGCACCCTGTACGTGAGCCGCTTTAAGGTTTTGCGCACCGCTTACGCCGCATGGCGCAAGCAGTGCGCCGGGCTGCATGGCTGTGCATATTACTTCCCGGATGATTATTATGCCTTTACCCTTGCCAACGAGGAGTGGCTGGACGACTACGCCCTGTACATGGCCCTGAAGGCAGCCAACGGCATGAAGAACTGGGTGGAGTGGGACAAGCCCTACCGTCTGCGCGACAAGAAGGCCCTTGCCGCCTTTGCCGCCGAAAACGAGGACGAGATCGGCTTCTGGAAGTTCGTGCAGTACAAGTTTGCGGCCCAGTGGCAGGCGGTGAAGACCTACGCCAACAAAAAGGACGTGCAGATCCTGGGCGACATCCCCATCTACGTCTCTGCCGACTCGGTGGATGCATGGGTGGGCGGCGCGCTGTTTGAGCTGGATGCCGACGGCGGCTTTGCCCGTGTAGCGGGCTGCCCGCCGGATTACTTCTCTGCAGACGGTCAGCTGTGGGGCAACCCGCTGTACAACTGGGCCTACCACAAAAAGACCGGCTACGCGTGGTGGGTGCGCCGGGTGCGCCACGCACTGGGCATCTACGACCTGCTGCGCATCGACCACTTCCGCGGCTTCGATACCTACTGGGCCATCCCGGCGGACAGCACCACCGCCCGCACCGGCAAGTGGGAGAACGGCCCCGGCATGGAGCTGTTCGATGCGCTGGAAGCTGCCCTTGGCAAGCTGCCCATCATTGCCGAGGACTTGGGCGAACTGTTCCCCAGCGTGCGAAAGCTGCTGGCCGACAGCACCTTCCCGGGCATGAAGGTGCTGCAGTTCGCCTTCAGCGGTGGGGACAGCGAGTATCTGCCCCACAACCACGTCAAGAACAGCGTGGTGTATCCCGGCACCCACGATAACACCACCCTGACCGACTGGTGGGAGAACGGCGCTTCCGAAAAGGAAAAGGCTGCCGCTGCCGCTTACCTGCACCTGACCGGCGTAAAGCCCACCGCAAAGGAGCTGGCGGCCATCCGGACCGATGATGTCCGCATCGCTCTGCTGCGCGCAGCGCTGGGGTCGGTGGCCGACCGGGCTATCATCCCCATGTACGACTGGCTGGGTCTGGGCGCGGAAGCACACCTGAACACGCCCGGCAAGCTGGGCGGAAACTGGGCATGGCGCGCCGCCGGCGGCTTTGCCGCCAAGGCACTGGCCAAGACCATCCACGACGAGTGCAGTGTGTACTGCCGCGTATAA
- a CDS encoding alanyl-tRNA editing protein, with product MQRTEKYFEPDAFRTQCESVILAAEPDEKTGGGRIALDGTVFYPEGGGQPADRGTLTLPDGTTLNVTDVHERDGILWHSVDALPESAVPGTAVSGCIDWEWRFDKMQQHTGEHILSGILHQMFGAENVGFHIGSEAVRMDTSVPISAEGLRAAELAANRIVWQDVPVLVSYPTREELAALVYRSKKEIEGQVRIVTIPGADVCACCGTHTRTTGQVGQIKILASENYKGGVRLSVVCGARALEAAQAMRARQADIGALLSAKADQTAVAVHRVYDEYTALKFTHFGVCSQLFDALAQLAGPGEDAIRTVPGLDPDGLHRLAVRLTEATTGLCAALTPTEKGTGYCIAQADGDVRALTKALNAALNGRGGGKPGICQGSCAAAPEQVEEFLREQE from the coding sequence ATGCAGCGCACAGAAAAATACTTTGAACCGGACGCCTTCCGCACCCAGTGCGAGAGCGTCATCCTTGCCGCAGAGCCGGACGAAAAGACCGGCGGCGGGCGCATTGCGCTGGACGGCACAGTGTTTTACCCGGAGGGCGGCGGTCAGCCTGCCGACCGGGGCACCCTGACCCTGCCGGACGGCACCACGCTGAATGTGACCGATGTGCACGAGCGCGACGGCATCCTCTGGCACAGCGTGGACGCCCTGCCGGAAAGCGCTGTTCCCGGCACTGCCGTTTCCGGCTGCATCGACTGGGAATGGCGCTTTGACAAAATGCAGCAGCACACCGGTGAGCACATCCTCTCCGGCATCCTGCACCAGATGTTCGGGGCCGAGAATGTGGGCTTCCACATCGGTTCCGAGGCCGTGCGCATGGACACCAGCGTGCCCATTTCTGCCGAGGGCCTGCGGGCAGCCGAGCTTGCCGCCAACCGCATCGTGTGGCAGGATGTGCCGGTGCTGGTCAGCTACCCCACCCGGGAGGAGCTTGCCGCCCTTGTCTACCGCTCCAAAAAGGAGATCGAAGGGCAGGTGCGCATCGTGACCATCCCGGGTGCGGACGTCTGCGCCTGCTGCGGCACCCACACCCGCACCACCGGTCAGGTGGGACAGATCAAAATTCTGGCATCTGAGAACTACAAGGGCGGCGTGCGGCTGAGCGTGGTGTGCGGAGCCCGTGCGCTGGAAGCGGCACAGGCCATGCGTGCCCGTCAGGCCGACATCGGGGCGCTGCTCTCCGCCAAGGCCGACCAGACCGCTGTGGCGGTGCATCGCGTCTACGACGAGTATACTGCGCTCAAGTTTACACACTTTGGCGTATGTTCTCAGCTGTTCGATGCACTTGCCCAGCTGGCAGGCCCCGGTGAGGACGCCATCCGCACAGTGCCCGGCCTTGACCCGGACGGACTGCACCGACTGGCGGTGCGCCTGACCGAAGCCACCACCGGTCTCTGCGCCGCCCTGACCCCCACCGAAAAGGGCACCGGCTACTGCATCGCGCAGGCAGACGGCGATGTGCGCGCCCTGACCAAAGCCCTGAACGCCGCCCTGAACGGACGCGGCGGCGGCAAGCCCGGCATCTGTCAGGGCAGCTGCGCCGCCGCACCGGAACAGGTGGAGGAATTTTTGCGGGAGCAGGAATAA